The following coding sequences lie in one Flavobacterium sediminis genomic window:
- a CDS encoding nucleoid-associated protein has translation MINLFNTHIENLSIHRVGNKSRNEAIFLSDVPYALNDEIMPLLKEFFFKPFREKEENYYQFAHEVDLEYNEMYNLVTEAFNNPSEVHTISKKIANHLFEQSNHPHIKSGEVYVTYLTHVSIDNNVVDAIGVFKSEIKTDFLQFEENESSLNMILQQGVNLNKLDKGCIIFNYQKEEGYKILTVDSNRYDARYWLEHFLSVDVFQDENFMTKKYLQFCKDFAKDVVLPAEDKQQEVLFMNRAINHFAKNDEFEETNFLNEVMENPEFIPEFKNYKVDKGAKYSIEDVSNFPIANAAVTDVRKKTKNTIELDTNIQIKMDFINPESAEKFVEKGWDEEKQMYYYLVYFNKELKS, from the coding sequence ATGATTAACTTATTCAACACCCATATAGAGAACCTTTCCATTCACCGCGTAGGGAATAAAAGCAGAAACGAAGCTATCTTTTTATCTGATGTGCCTTATGCCTTGAACGATGAGATCATGCCTTTATTAAAGGAATTCTTCTTTAAACCTTTCAGAGAAAAAGAAGAAAACTATTATCAATTTGCGCATGAAGTAGATTTAGAATACAACGAAATGTACAATTTGGTTACAGAGGCGTTTAACAATCCTTCTGAAGTACATACAATCTCTAAAAAAATAGCGAACCATCTGTTTGAGCAGTCTAATCATCCGCATATTAAAAGCGGAGAAGTTTACGTTACTTATTTAACCCATGTTTCTATTGACAACAATGTAGTTGACGCTATCGGGGTTTTCAAAAGTGAGATCAAAACTGATTTCCTTCAGTTTGAAGAAAACGAAAGCAGTCTGAACATGATCCTGCAACAAGGGGTTAACCTAAACAAATTAGACAAAGGTTGTATCATTTTCAATTATCAAAAAGAAGAAGGGTATAAAATTTTAACGGTTGACAGTAATCGTTACGATGCACGCTACTGGTTAGAACATTTCCTTTCTGTTGATGTTTTCCAAGACGAAAACTTTATGACTAAAAAATACCTTCAGTTCTGTAAAGATTTCGCTAAAGATGTGGTATTGCCGGCTGAAGATAAGCAACAAGAAGTTTTGTTCATGAATCGTGCCATTAACCACTTTGCTAAAAATGATGAATTCGAAGAAACCAATTTCTTGAATGAAGTAATGGAAAACCCTGAGTTTATTCCTGAATTCAAAAATTACAAAGTAGACAAAGGAGCTAAATACAGTATTGAAGATGTTTCTAACTTTCCGATCGCCAACGCTGCCGTAACCGATGTGAGAAAGAAAACCAAAAATACTATAGAACTGGATACGAACATTCAGATCAAAATGGATTTCATTAATCCTGAAAGTGCCGAAAAATTTGTAGAAAAAGGTTGGGACGAAGAAAAACAAATGTATTATTACTTAGTATATTTCAACAAAGAGTTAAAATCATAA
- a CDS encoding YfcC family protein: protein MKKIKFPTAQTILIIIAALTMLLTWIIPAGKYDTLTYNKENDSFIITTPEGTETIAATQENLEQRNIKISIAKFKNEDIRKPINIPDTYKKIDAKPQTIVDFIESPIKGIIKAADIIFLVLFIGGLVGIMNTTGAFNAGINWLALKLKGKEYLLIIFVTLLIALGGTTFGLAEETIAFYPILIPVFLAARYDAMVALASIYLGSSIGTMFSTVNPFSTIIASNAAGINWTTGIEGRIIALILGTLICIIYIIWYANKVKKDPSKSVIFEENQVILEHYQSLEQTILQLNAKLKLIVFIFIMAFVVMIYGVSQLGWWFVEMSSVFLVAAVLIGFIARIKESEFVNSFINGAAELLGVALIIGIARGVSVIMEEGFISDTLLYHASQFTSGMNEIVFVNSMLITYGGLSFFIPSSSGMAVLTMPIMAPLADSFGLGREVIVNAYQYGMGLFAFINPTGLILASLAMINVGYNKWLKFVMPLVFLLLLYTILILTLSVYL from the coding sequence ATGAAAAAAATAAAATTCCCTACAGCACAAACCATCCTTATCATCATTGCAGCCTTAACGATGCTTTTAACTTGGATCATTCCGGCAGGAAAATATGATACTTTAACTTACAATAAAGAAAATGATAGTTTCATCATTACAACTCCGGAAGGTACTGAAACTATTGCTGCTACTCAGGAAAATTTGGAGCAACGCAACATTAAAATTTCTATTGCTAAATTTAAAAATGAGGACATCCGAAAACCGATAAATATTCCCGATACTTATAAAAAGATCGATGCTAAACCCCAAACAATAGTAGATTTTATAGAATCACCAATAAAAGGAATTATTAAAGCGGCAGACATTATTTTTCTTGTTCTGTTCATCGGCGGACTGGTCGGCATCATGAACACGACCGGAGCATTCAATGCAGGAATCAATTGGTTAGCCTTAAAACTGAAAGGAAAAGAATATTTACTGATCATTTTTGTTACACTGTTAATTGCTTTGGGCGGAACGACCTTTGGTTTGGCAGAAGAAACGATTGCATTCTATCCTATTCTGATTCCGGTTTTTCTTGCGGCTCGTTATGACGCTATGGTCGCTCTGGCCTCTATTTACTTAGGCTCATCAATCGGAACTATGTTTTCTACCGTAAATCCGTTTAGCACCATTATTGCTTCAAACGCTGCAGGAATCAACTGGACCACCGGAATCGAAGGACGGATCATTGCTTTAATTCTGGGGACATTGATCTGTATAATTTATATCATCTGGTATGCCAATAAAGTAAAGAAAGATCCCTCAAAATCGGTCATTTTTGAAGAAAACCAAGTCATTCTGGAACACTATCAGAGCTTAGAACAAACCATTTTACAACTCAACGCAAAACTAAAATTGATCGTATTCATTTTTATTATGGCATTTGTCGTTATGATCTATGGTGTTTCCCAACTGGGATGGTGGTTTGTTGAAATGTCCAGTGTATTTCTGGTAGCTGCTGTACTGATCGGTTTTATTGCCCGAATCAAGGAAAGTGAATTTGTCAACTCCTTTATCAATGGCGCTGCAGAATTATTAGGAGTTGCTCTTATCATAGGAATTGCCCGTGGTGTTTCAGTCATTATGGAAGAAGGTTTTATCAGCGATACCCTTTTATACCATGCCAGTCAATTTACTTCAGGCATGAATGAAATCGTATTTGTAAACAGTATGCTGATCACTTACGGAGGCTTGTCCTTCTTTATTCCTTCTTCATCCGGAATGGCGGTCTTAACTATGCCTATCATGGCTCCTTTAGCCGATTCCTTCGGATTGGGCAGAGAAGTTATCGTTAATGCTTACCAATACGGTATGGGGTTATTTGCTTTTATCAACCCAACCGGACTTATTTTAGCCTCTTTAGCCATGATCAATGTGGGATATAACAAATGGCTGAAATTTGTAATGCCTCTGGTTTTCTTATTACTGCTTTATACTATTTTAATTTTAACACTTTCTGTTTACTTATAG
- a CDS encoding TetR family transcriptional regulator C-terminal domain-containing protein, whose translation MAKKVVKDKNGILEAYTQELLKTNEKPKSVYAFCESIKISEKEFYEHFTNFDQLEESVFTYFFEATVKTLSNSKDYDSYDVKTKLLSFYFTFFEQLTANRTLVLLLLENGKPALENLKKLSSLRVEFKKYVDGLGIKPVDLPKENLEKIQQKGISELAWLQLMSTLKFWIDDTSAGFEKTDVFIEKSIQAGFDFLSLEPLKNIIDFGKFIWQEKVKA comes from the coding sequence ATGGCTAAAAAAGTAGTTAAAGATAAAAACGGAATTTTAGAAGCTTATACTCAGGAACTTCTAAAAACAAACGAAAAACCGAAATCAGTTTATGCTTTTTGTGAAAGCATTAAGATCAGTGAAAAAGAATTTTATGAGCATTTTACCAATTTTGATCAATTAGAAGAAAGTGTTTTTACCTATTTCTTTGAAGCTACAGTAAAAACTTTGAGTAATAGCAAAGATTATGATTCGTATGATGTCAAAACTAAACTTTTGAGCTTTTATTTTACTTTTTTCGAACAGCTGACGGCAAACCGAACCTTAGTTTTACTTCTTTTAGAAAACGGGAAACCTGCCTTGGAAAACCTGAAAAAATTAAGTTCACTTCGTGTTGAATTCAAAAAATATGTAGACGGTTTAGGTATAAAACCTGTTGATCTCCCAAAAGAAAACTTAGAAAAGATACAACAAAAAGGTATTTCTGAATTGGCATGGCTTCAATTAATGTCCACTTTGAAATTCTGGATCGATGATACCTCAGCCGGGTTTGAAAAAACAGATGTTTTTATTGAAAAGTCGATACAAGCCGGTTTTGATTTCTTAAGTCTTGAACCGCTTAAAAATATCATTGATTTCGGAAAATTCATTTGGCAGGAAAAAGTAAAAGCGTAA
- a CDS encoding ABC1 kinase family protein, whose translation MKTIDNIPTSKIERASKLLQTGAKVGANYLKYYGNKFIKTEEEAKEQLNLDNASDIYDSLKQLKGSALKVAQMLSMEKSILPQAYVEKFSLSQFSVPPLSAPLVTKTFKKYFGKSPNEIYDTFNPVSVNAASIGQVHEAEKDGKKLAVKIQYPGVAQSISSDLALVKPIAIKMFNIKGKDSDQYFKEVENKLIEETDYVNEVKQSIEVAEACQHLPNILFPKYYSELSSERIITMDWMEGQHLSEFTAVNTDQEKATQIGQALWDFYMYQMHVLKKVHADPHPGNFLVNTNGELIVLDFGCMKTVPEEFYAPYFELAQKENINNPDFFERKLYDLEILKPNDSKEEIVFFKKLFHEMLSLFTQPFHNTTFDFSDEVFFGKIAELGEKYSKDTEIRNMNGNRGSKHFIYINRTFFGLYNLMHDIKAQNISINNYQNYIA comes from the coding sequence ATGAAAACAATTGACAACATTCCGACCTCAAAAATTGAAAGAGCTTCTAAATTATTGCAAACCGGAGCAAAAGTTGGTGCCAATTATTTAAAATACTATGGCAACAAATTCATTAAAACGGAAGAAGAAGCCAAAGAGCAACTAAATCTTGACAATGCTTCGGATATTTATGACAGTTTAAAACAACTCAAAGGAAGCGCTCTTAAAGTGGCTCAGATGCTGAGTATGGAAAAAAGTATTCTGCCGCAAGCCTATGTAGAAAAGTTTTCATTGTCACAATTCTCGGTTCCTCCGCTTTCTGCTCCTTTAGTTACGAAGACTTTTAAAAAATATTTCGGCAAAAGTCCGAATGAAATTTATGACACCTTTAATCCTGTTTCAGTTAATGCAGCCAGTATCGGTCAGGTACATGAAGCTGAAAAAGACGGCAAAAAATTAGCCGTAAAGATCCAGTATCCCGGTGTTGCACAAAGCATTTCCTCTGATCTGGCTTTGGTAAAGCCCATTGCTATTAAGATGTTCAATATCAAAGGAAAAGATTCCGACCAATACTTCAAAGAAGTAGAAAACAAGCTCATCGAAGAAACAGATTATGTCAATGAGGTTAAACAAAGTATTGAAGTAGCTGAAGCATGTCAGCATTTGCCTAATATTCTATTTCCGAAATATTACAGCGAACTTTCTTCTGAACGAATCATTACAATGGACTGGATGGAAGGGCAGCATCTTTCTGAATTTACTGCTGTAAATACCGATCAGGAAAAAGCAACCCAAATCGGGCAGGCACTTTGGGATTTTTACATGTACCAGATGCATGTATTAAAAAAAGTACATGCCGATCCGCATCCTGGAAATTTTTTAGTGAATACAAACGGTGAACTTATTGTATTGGATTTTGGCTGTATGAAAACTGTCCCGGAAGAGTTCTATGCTCCCTATTTTGAATTGGCACAAAAAGAAAACATTAATAATCCCGACTTTTTTGAACGGAAACTATACGATCTGGAAATTTTGAAACCTAATGACTCTAAAGAAGAAATTGTTTTCTTTAAAAAACTCTTTCATGAAATGTTGAGTTTATTCACGCAACCGTTTCACAATACTACTTTCGATTTTTCGGATGAGGTCTTCTTTGGTAAAATAGCTGAATTGGGCGAAAAATACTCTAAAGATACTGAGATCCGAAATATGAACGGCAACAGAGGATCCAAGCATTTTATTTACATCAACCGAACGTTTTTCGGTTTATACAACTTAATGCACGACATTAAGGCCCAAAACATCAGCATCAATAATTATCAAAATTATATAGCATAA
- the sucC gene encoding ADP-forming succinate--CoA ligase subunit beta, translated as MNLHEYQGKEILSRYGVRVQRGYVANNAEEAVEKAKQLTAETGTGWHVIKAQIHAGGRGKGGGVKLAKNLDQVKEIAGQIIGMDLITPQTPPTGKRVHKVLVAEDVYYPGESETKEFYMSVLLNRGEGRNMIMYSTEGGMDIEEVAEKTPHLIFTEEIDPAVGLQAFQARRIAFNLGCEGDAFKDMVKFVDALYKAYVGADASLFEINPVLKTSDNKILAVDAKVVLDDNALYRHKDLAEMRDVREENPIEVEAKEVGLNYVDLDGTVGCMVNGAGLAMATMDLIKYAGFEPANFLDVGGTADAKRVETAFRIILKDPNVKAILINIFGGIVRCDRVAQGVVDAYTNMGDEIKVPIIVRLQGTNAEIAKELIDNSGMPILSAVQFQEAADQVKAALS; from the coding sequence ATGAACTTACACGAATATCAAGGGAAAGAAATATTATCACGCTATGGTGTGCGTGTTCAGCGAGGGTATGTAGCTAACAATGCTGAAGAAGCGGTTGAAAAGGCAAAACAACTTACTGCTGAAACAGGTACTGGATGGCACGTAATTAAAGCGCAAATCCACGCAGGTGGTCGCGGTAAAGGTGGTGGTGTTAAACTGGCTAAAAATTTAGATCAGGTTAAAGAAATCGCCGGACAAATCATCGGAATGGATTTGATCACTCCTCAAACACCTCCAACTGGTAAAAGAGTTCATAAAGTTTTAGTAGCTGAGGATGTTTACTATCCAGGTGAAAGCGAAACAAAAGAGTTTTACATGTCTGTTCTTTTAAATCGTGGAGAAGGTCGTAATATGATCATGTATTCTACAGAAGGAGGGATGGATATTGAAGAAGTTGCAGAAAAAACACCTCATTTGATCTTTACTGAAGAGATCGATCCTGCTGTTGGCTTACAAGCTTTTCAGGCAAGAAGAATCGCTTTCAATTTAGGATGTGAAGGAGATGCTTTCAAAGACATGGTAAAATTTGTTGATGCTTTATACAAAGCTTATGTCGGAGCTGATGCTTCGTTATTTGAGATCAATCCGGTTTTAAAAACATCAGATAATAAAATTTTAGCAGTTGATGCTAAAGTGGTTTTAGACGACAATGCTTTATACCGTCACAAAGATTTAGCAGAGATGCGCGACGTAAGAGAAGAAAATCCAATTGAAGTAGAAGCTAAAGAAGTTGGTTTAAATTATGTTGACCTTGACGGAACAGTAGGTTGTATGGTTAACGGTGCCGGTTTAGCAATGGCAACAATGGATTTGATTAAATATGCAGGTTTTGAGCCGGCTAACTTCTTAGATGTAGGAGGTACAGCAGATGCTAAACGTGTAGAAACAGCTTTCCGTATTATCTTAAAAGATCCTAATGTAAAAGCAATTTTGATCAACATTTTCGGTGGTATCGTTCGTTGTGACCGTGTAGCGCAAGGTGTTGTAGATGCTTATACAAATATGGGAGACGAAATTAAAGTGCCTATCATTGTACGTTTACAAGGAACAAATGCAGAGATCGCTAAAGAATTGATCGATAATTCTGGGATGCCGATCTTATCAGCAGTGCAGTTCCAAGAAGCAGCTGACCAAGTGAAAGCGGCTTTATCATAA
- the lysA gene encoding diaminopimelate decarboxylase has product MKTQDLVQLVKEFGSPLYVYDAERIEQQYQRLTKAFSKVENFKVHYAVKALSNISILKVLKKLGSGLDTVSIEEVQLGLHAGFDPKTIMYTPNGVSLEEIEQVAKLGVQINIDNLSILEQFGTLHPKIPVCVRINPHVMAGGNANISVGHIDSKFGISIHQLPHLLRIVENTKMHINGIHMHTGSDILDIDVFLYAAEILFETAKHFKDLDFIDFGSGFKVPYKKDDIETNVEEFGKKLTKRFLTFEKEYGRPLTLAFEPGKFLVSQAGFFLTKVNVVKQTTSTVFAGVDSGFNHLIRPMLYGSQHYIENISNPKGKERFYSVVGYICETDTFASNRRIAEIKEGDILCFHNAGAYCFSMSSNYNSRVKPAEVLWLNGKGHLIRQRETFEDILKNQVEVEGL; this is encoded by the coding sequence ATGAAAACGCAAGATTTAGTACAGTTAGTAAAGGAATTTGGGAGTCCGCTGTATGTGTATGATGCCGAACGAATTGAACAACAGTATCAACGATTAACAAAAGCTTTCTCTAAGGTTGAAAATTTTAAAGTCCATTATGCTGTAAAAGCACTTTCCAATATTTCCATTTTAAAGGTTTTAAAAAAATTAGGTTCCGGTTTAGACACTGTTTCCATTGAAGAAGTTCAGTTAGGGCTACATGCCGGATTTGACCCGAAAACCATCATGTACACACCGAATGGTGTTTCACTGGAAGAAATTGAACAGGTAGCTAAATTAGGTGTTCAGATCAACATTGATAATTTATCCATTTTAGAACAATTCGGAACACTCCACCCGAAAATTCCGGTTTGTGTTCGAATCAATCCACATGTTATGGCCGGAGGAAATGCCAATATCTCAGTAGGGCATATTGATAGTAAATTCGGTATCTCCATACACCAATTACCCCATTTACTTCGCATTGTAGAAAATACTAAAATGCACATTAACGGTATCCACATGCATACAGGTTCTGATATTCTAGATATTGATGTATTCCTATATGCTGCTGAAATTTTGTTTGAAACCGCTAAACACTTTAAAGATCTGGATTTTATCGATTTCGGTAGCGGATTCAAAGTTCCGTATAAAAAAGACGATATTGAAACGAATGTCGAAGAATTCGGGAAAAAACTAACCAAACGTTTCTTAACTTTTGAAAAAGAATACGGTCGTCCGTTAACTTTGGCTTTTGAGCCCGGAAAATTCTTAGTCAGTCAGGCCGGTTTCTTCTTAACAAAAGTAAACGTGGTAAAACAAACAACATCAACAGTTTTTGCAGGAGTTGACAGTGGTTTCAATCATTTGATCCGTCCTATGTTATACGGTTCACAACACTATATTGAGAACATCAGCAATCCCAAAGGAAAAGAACGATTCTATTCGGTTGTAGGTTATATTTGCGAAACTGATACTTTTGCCTCCAACAGAAGAATTGCTGAAATTAAAGAAGGTGATATTTTGTGCTTCCACAATGCCGGAGCCTATTGTTTCTCTATGTCTTCTAACTACAATTCCAGAGTAAAACCTGCCGAAGTTTTATGGTTAAACGGAAAAGGACATTTAATACGCCAACGGGAAACATTTGAAGATATCCTGAAAAATCAGGTAGAAGTTGAAGGTTTATAA
- the pafA gene encoding alkaline phosphatase PafA — translation MKTKISVLFFALTAVLSFAQQKPKLVVGIVVDQMKMEYLYRFADDFSNDGFKRLMDKGYTFHNTHYNYLPTFTAPGHASVFTGTTPSVHGIVGNYWFNKAIGKEMYCTDDDSVTTLGGGTESEGKMSPKNLQATTITDELKLATKFEGKVIGISIKDRGAILPAGHFANWAFWYSKTGNFVSSTYYGAEMPKWAQQFNDEKHYLEYTNKTWDLLKPKSAYNESLNDNNPYEGKLFKKQAFFPYNMKEMYESNDAGVLRSSPFGNNLIVDFAKRAIQSEQLGQDAVTDFLTVSFSSTDYIGHALGPRSIELQDTYLRLDLAIADLLNYLDKTVGKDQYLVFLTADHAGAENVTYLKDNKYDVDNILTKNFENSIHAFSEEHFGADLLLNYSNFNLFLNKELIQQKGLDLSEVKEAFRTFLYRQKFIKRVYTEEDVMHAAAGADYYLNCIARGYDPVQNGELVFIFKPAYIEYSATGTSHGSPYTYDTHVPLIFYGWKVPKGESHQKKYITQIAPTLAQKLKITFPNGTEAEVLEEVLK, via the coding sequence ATGAAAACTAAAATCAGTGTACTGTTTTTTGCCTTAACAGCAGTACTGTCCTTTGCACAGCAAAAACCAAAGTTAGTTGTCGGAATTGTTGTAGATCAGATGAAAATGGAATACCTGTACCGTTTTGCAGATGATTTTTCAAATGACGGTTTCAAACGATTAATGGACAAAGGCTATACGTTCCATAATACACATTACAATTATTTACCGACTTTTACAGCTCCCGGACATGCTTCTGTTTTTACAGGAACGACACCTTCAGTACACGGAATTGTAGGGAACTATTGGTTCAATAAAGCGATCGGTAAAGAAATGTATTGTACAGATGATGATTCGGTTACCACTTTGGGAGGAGGAACAGAAAGTGAAGGTAAAATGTCACCTAAAAACCTTCAGGCAACAACGATTACTGACGAATTAAAATTGGCTACTAAATTTGAAGGGAAAGTGATCGGGATCAGTATTAAAGACAGAGGAGCTATTCTTCCGGCGGGTCATTTTGCCAATTGGGCTTTCTGGTACAGTAAAACCGGTAATTTTGTAAGTAGTACGTATTACGGAGCTGAGATGCCGAAATGGGCGCAACAGTTTAACGATGAAAAACATTATTTAGAATACACCAATAAGACTTGGGATTTGCTGAAGCCTAAATCTGCCTATAACGAAAGTTTGAATGATAATAATCCTTACGAAGGGAAATTATTTAAAAAACAAGCCTTCTTTCCTTACAACATGAAAGAAATGTATGAAAGCAATGATGCCGGTGTTTTAAGAAGCAGTCCTTTCGGAAATAATTTAATCGTTGATTTTGCTAAAAGAGCCATTCAAAGTGAACAACTGGGCCAAGATGCCGTAACCGATTTTTTAACGGTAAGTTTTTCTTCAACAGATTATATCGGTCACGCTTTAGGACCCCGTTCTATAGAGTTGCAGGATACTTATTTAAGGCTGGATCTGGCTATTGCCGACTTGTTAAATTACTTGGACAAAACAGTTGGTAAAGACCAGTATTTAGTTTTCTTAACGGCTGACCATGCCGGAGCTGAAAATGTTACCTATTTAAAAGACAACAAATACGATGTCGATAATATCCTTACCAAAAATTTTGAAAACTCGATTCATGCCTTCTCAGAAGAACATTTCGGTGCGGATCTGTTATTGAATTATTCCAATTTTAACTTGTTCCTGAATAAAGAATTAATTCAGCAGAAAGGTTTAGATTTATCCGAAGTAAAAGAAGCTTTCAGGACCTTTTTATACCGTCAAAAATTCATTAAGCGTGTTTATACCGAAGAGGATGTGATGCATGCTGCTGCCGGAGCAGATTATTATCTGAATTGTATAGCAAGAGGTTATGACCCTGTTCAAAACGGCGAACTGGTATTTATTTTCAAACCGGCTTATATAGAATATTCAGCAACAGGAACATCACACGGTTCGCCTTATACATACGATACCCACGTGCCACTTATTTTTTATGGTTGGAAGGTACCAAAGGGCGAAAGTCATCAAAAGAAATACATAACTCAAATCGCACCTACCTTAGCTCAAAAGTTAAAGATAACTTTTCCTAACGGAACAGAAGCTGAAGTTTTAGAGGAAGTACTGAAATAA
- a CDS encoding NAD(P)H-dependent flavin oxidoreductase, translated as MNRITQLFNIQYPIVQGGMIWNSGYKLASAVSNAGGLGLIGAGSMYPDVLREHIQKCKKATDKPFGVNVPMLYPNIEEIMQIIKEEGVKIVFTSAGNPKTWTPFLKENGITVVHVVSSTKFALKAQEAGVDAIVAEGFEAGGHNGRDETTTLTLIPMVKERVTIPLIAAGGIATGRGMLAAMVLGADGVQMGSRFAASVESSSHENYKKTIVETNEGDTMLTLKELAPVRLIRNKFYNDLQELYAKCPTPEDLKALLGRARAKKGMFEGDLVEGELEIGQIAGVIHEILPVDTIVENVINEFRQAQQEVSKIEF; from the coding sequence ATGAATCGAATTACACAACTTTTTAATATACAATATCCTATAGTTCAGGGAGGAATGATTTGGAACAGCGGTTACAAATTAGCCAGTGCAGTGAGTAATGCCGGAGGACTTGGACTAATAGGAGCCGGATCGATGTATCCGGATGTTTTGCGTGAACATATCCAAAAATGTAAAAAAGCAACTGATAAACCTTTCGGAGTTAATGTTCCTATGTTGTATCCTAATATAGAGGAGATTATGCAGATCATTAAAGAAGAAGGTGTGAAGATCGTTTTTACTTCAGCCGGGAATCCTAAGACCTGGACGCCTTTTTTAAAGGAGAACGGAATTACAGTGGTACATGTTGTGAGTAGTACCAAATTTGCCTTAAAAGCGCAGGAAGCCGGAGTCGATGCCATAGTAGCAGAGGGTTTTGAAGCCGGTGGACATAACGGAAGAGACGAAACAACCACACTGACATTGATTCCGATGGTAAAAGAAAGAGTGACGATTCCGTTAATTGCTGCCGGAGGTATTGCCACAGGAAGAGGAATGCTTGCCGCTATGGTTTTAGGAGCTGATGGTGTGCAGATGGGAAGCCGTTTTGCCGCATCTGTTGAATCAAGTTCACACGAAAATTATAAGAAAACGATTGTGGAAACCAATGAAGGTGACACGATGTTGACATTAAAAGAGTTAGCACCCGTTCGTTTGATCAGGAATAAATTCTACAATGACTTACAGGAATTGTATGCAAAATGTCCTACGCCGGAAGACTTAAAAGCACTTTTAGGAAGAGCAAGAGCTAAAAAAGGAATGTTTGAAGGCGATTTGGTAGAAGGCGAATTAGAGATCGGACAAATTGCAGGAGTTATCCATGAGATATTGCCGGTTGATACAATTGTTGAAAATGTAATCAATGAGTTCCGCCAGGCGCAACAAGAAGTTAGTAAAATTGAATTCTAA